A region of Nitrospinota bacterium DNA encodes the following proteins:
- a CDS encoding PhoH family protein: MDELTLDCSPRFHELAGANDVNLRRIEKRFNVQVSARGDKVRIKGEKAAAGLVESLITQLMEIYDTGQEISEGALKFIIPAFHDDPSIRIKDVFSEKTRLQTGRKEITPRSVIQKEYLFAMGRFDIVISIGPAGTGKTYLAMAAAVSELLRKRVSRIVLTRPAVEAGERLGFLPGDLYEKINPYLRPLHDALYDMIEPERVGRMIEQGMIEIAPLAYMRGRTLNDAFIILDEAQNSTPDQMKMFLTRLGLNSKAVITGDITQVDLPPSVESGLIHAKMVLKDVPGIRFIHFTEKDVVRHELVKRILKAYEENDPRVRGQSL; the protein is encoded by the coding sequence ATGGATGAACTGACGCTGGACTGTTCGCCCCGGTTCCATGAGCTGGCAGGGGCAAACGACGTAAACCTGCGCAGGATAGAGAAACGGTTCAACGTGCAGGTTTCCGCCAGGGGCGACAAGGTGCGTATAAAGGGGGAGAAGGCCGCCGCCGGTCTGGTGGAGAGCCTGATCACCCAGCTGATGGAAATTTACGACACCGGCCAGGAGATAAGCGAAGGGGCGCTAAAATTCATAATCCCCGCCTTTCATGACGACCCCTCCATCCGGATAAAAGACGTTTTCTCCGAAAAAACCCGGCTTCAGACCGGAAGGAAAGAAATAACCCCCCGTTCCGTGATCCAGAAGGAATACCTGTTCGCCATGGGCAGGTTCGACATAGTGATAAGCATAGGCCCCGCTGGCACCGGCAAGACGTATCTTGCCATGGCCGCGGCGGTGTCTGAACTTTTAAGGAAAAGGGTGAGCCGGATAGTCCTCACCCGGCCGGCGGTGGAGGCTGGCGAGCGGCTGGGCTTCCTGCCAGGCGACCTTTACGAGAAGATAAACCCCTACCTGAGGCCGTTGCACGACGCCCTGTACGACATGATAGAGCCGGAGCGGGTGGGCAGGATGATAGAGCAGGGGATGATTGAGATAGCTCCCCTGGCCTACATGAGGGGCAGAACCTTGAACGACGCGTTCATAATTTTGGACGAGGCGCAAAACTCCACGCCGGACCAGATGAAAATGTTCCTTACCCGGCTTGGGCTAAACTCCAAGGCGGTGATTACCGGGGACATCACCCAGGTGGACTTGCCACCCTCGGTGGAGTCGGGCCTTATTCACGCCAAAATGGTTTTAAAAGACGTGCCGGGCATCCGGTTCATCCATTTCACTGAGAAAGACGTGGTGCGCCACGAACTGGTTAAACGGATACTTAAAGCCTATGAGGAAAACGACCCTCGTGTAAGGGGGCAGTCGCTGTAA